One genomic region from Leptolyngbyaceae cyanobacterium JSC-12 encodes:
- a CDS encoding GIY-YIG domain-containing protein, putative endonuclease (IMG reference gene:2510095700~PFAM: GIY-YIG catalytic domain): MDVPTLASLEFVPYISDRGLLPQQFHHQVGVYAIFNQDKILQYIGYSRDIYQSLKQHLVRQPKQCHWLKVQTIDRPNRTLLDTIRQEWIAENGLLPPGNETDDNSWANAIDLRKQMTPEERLHYSDTLDESACIKILKQVARRVEAEVLEQLKARGVQEELRFNPKMKEEGFLDLK; encoded by the coding sequence ATGGATGTGCCAACCCTCGCAAGCTTAGAGTTTGTCCCCTACATTAGCGATCGCGGACTTCTACCACAGCAATTTCATCATCAAGTAGGCGTGTATGCAATTTTTAATCAGGACAAAATATTGCAGTATATTGGCTATTCCCGAGATATTTACCAAAGCTTAAAGCAACATCTGGTGCGTCAGCCCAAACAGTGCCACTGGCTGAAAGTGCAAACGATTGACCGCCCCAACCGCACATTGTTAGATACTATTCGGCAGGAATGGATAGCAGAAAATGGGTTGCTGCCACCTGGAAATGAAACCGATGACAATAGCTGGGCAAACGCGATTGATCTGAGAAAGCAAATGACTCCCGAAGAACGTCTTCACTACAGTGACACACTCGATGAATCTGCTTGCATCAAAATTCTCAAACAAGTAGCACGGCGGGTTGAAGCAGAGGTGCTGGAACAATTGAAAGCGCGTGGGGTACAAGAAGAACTGCGCTTTAATCCCAAAATGAAGGAAGAAGGATTCCTTGATTTAAAGTAG
- a CDS encoding phosphosulfolactate phosphohydrolase-like enzyme (IMG reference gene:2510095695~PFAM: 2-phosphosulpholactate phosphatase~TIGRFAM: 2-phosphosulfolactate phosphatase) encodes MKLSIFHTPELTPGNTTADCAIAVDVLRATSTMVTALAAGAEAVQVFSDLNQLVKESENWSPDKRIRAGERGGSQVEGFDFGNSPLACTPERVRGRRLFISTTNGTRALQCVQAAPIVLAAALINRQAVVEYVLKHQPATVWIVGSGWEGSFALEDTVCAGAIADSLLTQIGASLEEFAGNDEVVGAISLYHQWKHQLLDLFHQASHGKRLLRLECHDDLKYCSQLDILSIVPVQREPGVLVNEKHLAAVA; translated from the coding sequence ATGAAGCTATCCATTTTTCACACCCCTGAACTTACACCTGGCAACACTACCGCCGATTGTGCGATCGCAGTCGATGTCCTTAGAGCAACCAGCACAATGGTTACTGCTCTAGCAGCAGGAGCAGAAGCAGTCCAGGTTTTTAGTGACCTGAATCAACTGGTAAAAGAGAGTGAAAACTGGTCACCCGATAAGCGAATTCGTGCCGGAGAGCGAGGCGGTTCTCAGGTTGAGGGGTTTGATTTTGGCAACTCGCCCCTTGCCTGCACACCCGAGCGCGTGAGAGGACGTCGATTGTTTATCAGCACCACGAATGGCACTCGCGCTCTGCAATGTGTACAGGCAGCTCCCATTGTTCTGGCAGCTGCGTTAATCAATCGTCAAGCAGTCGTGGAGTACGTGCTGAAACACCAACCGGCAACTGTCTGGATTGTGGGTTCTGGTTGGGAAGGCAGTTTTGCACTGGAAGACACGGTATGTGCTGGCGCGATCGCAGACAGTTTGTTAACCCAGATAGGGGCTTCCCTGGAGGAGTTTGCTGGCAACGACGAAGTCGTTGGAGCTATTAGCCTTTACCATCAATGGAAACACCAGTTACTAGACTTATTTCATCAAGCCAGTCATGGCAAACGCCTGCTGCGGCTAGAATGCCATGATGATCTGAAATATTGCTCTCAGTTGGATATTCTTAGCATTGTGCCAGTGCAACGAGAGCCAGGTGTTTTGGTCAATGAAAAGCATCTAGCTGCCGTTGCATGA
- a CDS encoding hypothetical protein (IMG reference gene:2510095698), translating into MTADSTAKSNGRANKATGSRSRTSRAAKAEVSEALPNGSVQEVTTDNAAAKAEEVTGEDAMSNDNVVQITARPAQVDETQKQSAIELSQPSLMVWNRPVMPSDIEVAETMSVAGIRPIAASHLALAGSFLNGRPIEASTLTVREMLPGDRPIFDSEFKMVEGAILPGNRPIMASDPGLLAASVLPGNRPIASNEIIDPEPAVLMGYLD; encoded by the coding sequence ATGACTGCTGACAGCACAGCTAAGTCGAATGGTCGCGCAAATAAGGCAACTGGTTCGAGGTCTCGGACTTCTCGCGCTGCTAAAGCTGAAGTTTCAGAGGCGTTGCCAAACGGCTCAGTACAAGAAGTTACGACGGATAATGCTGCGGCAAAAGCTGAAGAAGTGACTGGTGAAGACGCTATGAGTAACGACAACGTTGTGCAAATTACTGCGCGCCCTGCGCAAGTGGATGAGACACAAAAGCAAAGTGCGATTGAGTTAAGTCAACCTAGCTTAATGGTTTGGAACCGTCCTGTTATGCCAAGTGATATTGAGGTTGCTGAAACGATGTCGGTAGCGGGGATTCGTCCCATTGCTGCGAGCCATTTAGCACTTGCTGGCTCATTTTTGAACGGTCGCCCAATTGAAGCCAGTACCTTAACAGTTCGTGAAATGTTGCCTGGCGATCGCCCTATTTTCGACAGCGAATTCAAAATGGTGGAAGGAGCCATTCTTCCTGGGAATCGCCCGATTATGGCAAGTGACCCTGGTTTGCTGGCGGCGTCTGTGTTGCCTGGCAACCGCCCGATCGCATCCAATGAAATCATTGATCCAGAACCTGCAGTTTTGATGGGCTATCTTGACTAG
- a CDS encoding hypothetical protein (IMG reference gene:2510095699): protein MVHTYEVFVDIREFIGYPTNSYQSGTARYEVDAESIGQADDIACTQARKDYPRGVEYDPRVTKLLK from the coding sequence ATGGTTCATACCTACGAAGTGTTTGTAGATATTCGGGAATTTATTGGGTATCCCACAAATTCCTATCAAAGTGGAACCGCACGCTACGAAGTGGATGCTGAATCGATAGGGCAAGCGGATGACATCGCCTGTACTCAGGCCCGAAAGGATTATCCCAGAGGGGTTGAGTACGATCCTAGAGTTACGAAGCTGTTGAAATAA
- a CDS encoding uridine kinase (IMG reference gene:2510095697~PFAM: Phosphoribulokinase / Uridine kinase family): protein MTNKPDRVVLIGVAGDSGCGKSTFLRRLEDLFGKDLITVICLDDYHSLDRKQRKEAGVTALNPKANNFDLMYEQIKALKAGETINKPIYNHETGTIDPPELVEPNHIVVIEGLHPLYDERVRALLDFSVYLDISDEVKIAWKIQRDMAERGHTYEDVLAAINSRRPDFAAYIDPQKEFADVVIQVLPTQLIKNDTERKVLRVQMIQRDGVEGFEPAYLFDEGSTIDWIPCGRKLTCSYPGIRMHYGPDTYYGHNVSVLEVDGQFDKLEEVIYIEQHLSNLSTKYNGELTELLLQHRDYPGSNNGTGLFQVLTGLKMRATYERLTAKGAKVAASV, encoded by the coding sequence ATGACCAATAAGCCAGACCGTGTGGTTCTAATTGGCGTTGCCGGGGACTCCGGATGCGGCAAATCTACCTTTCTGCGCCGATTAGAAGATTTGTTTGGAAAAGATCTCATCACAGTCATTTGTCTGGATGATTACCATAGTCTCGATCGCAAGCAGCGTAAAGAAGCTGGGGTTACTGCGTTGAACCCCAAAGCCAACAACTTTGATCTAATGTATGAGCAGATCAAGGCTCTGAAGGCTGGTGAAACAATCAACAAACCCATCTACAACCATGAGACAGGTACGATTGACCCACCAGAGCTGGTAGAACCAAATCACATCGTTGTTATAGAGGGACTTCACCCCCTCTATGACGAGCGGGTTCGTGCACTGCTTGATTTTAGCGTTTATCTAGACATCAGTGACGAAGTTAAGATTGCGTGGAAGATCCAGCGAGACATGGCAGAACGTGGTCATACCTACGAAGATGTTTTGGCAGCAATCAACTCGCGTCGCCCTGACTTTGCAGCTTACATTGATCCCCAGAAAGAATTCGCGGACGTTGTTATCCAGGTGCTGCCCACACAACTGATCAAGAATGACACCGAACGCAAAGTTCTGCGTGTCCAGATGATCCAGCGTGACGGAGTGGAAGGCTTTGAGCCTGCCTATTTGTTTGATGAAGGGTCTACAATCGACTGGATTCCTTGCGGACGGAAACTGACCTGCTCATATCCTGGCATCCGGATGCATTACGGTCCAGACACTTACTATGGTCATAACGTTTCTGTATTAGAAGTGGATGGTCAGTTTGACAAACTGGAAGAAGTTATCTATATCGAACAACATCTGAGCAACCTTTCAACCAAGTACAACGGTGAGTTGACAGAATTACTATTGCAGCACCGCGATTACCCTGGTTCTAACAATGGAACAGGTTTGTTCCAGGTGTTGACTGGCTTAAAGATGCGGGCAACCTATGAACGGTTGACGGCTAAAGGGGCAAAGGTTGCAGCTAGCGTTTGA
- a CDS encoding hypothetical protein (IMG reference gene:2510095701), whose protein sequence is MGLKIVEDFDGNFTLNPTAKLALFKFLSNDSFLEQVAQNAECSQVEFTELLFQPVPYSTATPKGMPAEFEKYYSSLEHVIINVPPNFMFKAKIFQPSRLCAVYRKVR, encoded by the coding sequence ATGGGACTAAAGATTGTTGAGGACTTTGACGGCAACTTCACGCTAAACCCAACTGCAAAACTTGCATTGTTTAAATTCTTAAGCAATGACAGCTTCCTTGAGCAAGTGGCACAAAACGCTGAATGTTCTCAGGTTGAATTTACGGAACTTCTGTTTCAACCAGTTCCTTACAGCACAGCAACTCCCAAGGGAATGCCTGCTGAGTTTGAAAAGTACTACTCTTCCCTAGAGCATGTCATCATCAATGTGCCCCCTAACTTCATGTTCAAAGCTAAAATCTTTCAACCCAGTCGTCTATGCGCAGTTTACCGTAAGGTGCGTTAA
- a CDS encoding FAD-binding protein (similar to oxidoreductases,NAD-dependent oxidoreductase,FAD-binding protein,phycobilisome-associated family protein; IMG reference gene:2510095696~PFAM: Oxidoreductase FAD-binding domain; FAD binding domain; Oxidoreductase NAD-binding domain; CpcD/allophycocyanin linker domain): MINSGALGAAANTDSGSRLFRYEVVGLRQNSETDRTSYPIRRSGSTFITVPYARMNEAMQRITRIGGKIVSIQPVDNLNGKNRNVTAEQKNSASTLETGQSATSPGEESKPMTQAKEAATIPVNIYRPNAPFVAKVISNEPLVQEGGIGICQHVKFDLSGGDLRYLEGQSIGVIPPGVDKNGKPEKLRLYSIASTRHGDDLDDKTVSLCVRQLEYKHPETGETVYGVCSTHICNLKPGDEVRVTGPTGKEMLLPDDEDATIIMLATGTGIAPFRAFLWRMFKDGERALNPDYQFKGLAWLVFGIATTPNILYKQELEELQAKYPDNFRLTYAISREQKNPEGGRMYIQHRVAEHAEEMWELMQKPNTHTYMCGLKGMEDGIDEALSAVASKNGVDWKEFQRSMKKAGRWHVETY, translated from the coding sequence ATGATCAATTCAGGCGCGTTAGGCGCAGCGGCAAACACCGATTCTGGTAGCCGATTGTTTCGATATGAGGTAGTTGGTCTGCGTCAAAATTCAGAAACTGATAGAACAAGCTACCCAATCCGCCGTAGTGGCAGCACATTTATCACAGTTCCCTACGCTCGCATGAATGAAGCCATGCAACGGATCACTCGCATTGGTGGCAAGATCGTCAGCATCCAACCCGTGGATAATTTGAACGGCAAAAATCGAAACGTTACTGCAGAACAGAAAAATTCTGCATCAACCTTAGAAACTGGACAGAGCGCTACTAGCCCAGGAGAAGAAAGTAAACCCATGACTCAAGCCAAAGAAGCAGCGACGATTCCAGTTAACATTTATCGTCCGAATGCTCCGTTCGTTGCCAAGGTTATTTCTAATGAACCGCTCGTTCAAGAAGGCGGAATCGGGATTTGTCAACATGTGAAATTTGATTTGTCAGGGGGAGATCTGCGCTACTTGGAAGGACAAAGTATCGGTGTCATTCCTCCTGGTGTAGACAAGAACGGTAAGCCTGAAAAATTGCGGTTGTACTCAATTGCATCCACCCGGCACGGGGATGATCTTGATGACAAAACTGTGTCCTTGTGTGTGCGCCAGCTTGAATACAAGCACCCGGAGACAGGCGAAACGGTTTATGGTGTCTGCTCAACCCACATCTGTAATCTAAAGCCCGGTGACGAAGTTAGAGTGACTGGACCTACTGGAAAAGAGATGTTGCTACCTGATGATGAAGATGCAACTATCATTATGTTGGCAACTGGGACAGGCATTGCGCCCTTCCGAGCCTTCCTGTGGCGGATGTTTAAGGATGGTGAACGAGCTTTAAATCCTGATTATCAATTCAAAGGTCTTGCCTGGTTAGTTTTTGGGATTGCCACAACTCCTAACATTCTTTACAAGCAGGAATTGGAAGAACTGCAAGCAAAGTATCCTGATAATTTCCGGCTGACCTATGCCATTAGCCGAGAGCAGAAGAACCCCGAAGGTGGCAGGATGTATATTCAGCATCGTGTAGCAGAGCACGCTGAGGAGATGTGGGAATTGATGCAGAAGCCTAATACTCACACCTATATGTGTGGATTGAAGGGAATGGAAGATGGTATTGATGAAGCGTTATCAGCAGTTGCCTCCAAAAATGGCGTTGATTGGAAAGAATTCCAGCGCTCGATGAAGAAAGCTGGGCGTTGGCACGTGGAAACCTATTAG